One Rosa chinensis cultivar Old Blush chromosome 3, RchiOBHm-V2, whole genome shotgun sequence DNA window includes the following coding sequences:
- the LOC112193463 gene encoding cyclic nucleotide-gated ion channel 1 encodes MMSITRRSKYNSDNVEAQPRDPLGRDRDPLWRDPDAVSTKQKLEETLLSVSFWNTMFVITCVIAVSLDPLFFYIPVINEEQKCLAVDKELRTIALTLRSLTDVTFVVNIIYHVCKAINDAYKVHKEKKSDELASDWEFSKVSAAEIIPFAKLVAGKLAWHSTLTSILAVFPTPQLLLVFVFFKMRGHGYWEHRKTLNVFLLAQYLPRIYRIYLSSHKLRQTTGIWTKALFNFFLYILASHVVGAFWYLFSVQRETSCWHRACVNNNTNVEGCMSTLYCEGHNTTARNATFLNHLCPISGEENSNTPFDFGIYLDSLKNGITGDIQFGTKLSYSFWWGLRNLSNFGTNLETSSYVWETCFAAFISVFGLLLFLYLIGNIQTFLSMETQRREQDMRNKIQLVENDIARWMDRNDLPDKMKKVIMKNIEQKLRENKDADPEDLFFILPTYTQKYLKRFLGMKLLKKVPKLARMDERVLGMVCDYLKPVVYAEGSVVLQMGDPLCSMLLITEGTLLTYRTTSNDSHVAIENAKMGSISSSPSVGMLEKDDIYGAEELIEWVTQKKDLGQLPGSAFNVKCDSKVEGFVLTAKDLRSVVSKNENWWKIGISKSDHSIC; translated from the exons ATGATGAG CATCACTCGGAGAAGCAAGTACAATTCTGACAATGTTGAGGCGCAACCGCGAGATCCCCTGGGGAGAGATCGAGATCCCCTGTGGAGAGATCCAGATGCAgtttcaacaaaacaaaaattggaaGAAACACTTCTTTCAGTTTCATTCTGGAATACGATGTTCGTAATTACATGTGTGATTGCGGTCTCATTAGACCCGTTGTTCTTCTACATTCCGGTCATCAATGAAGAACAAAAGTGCCTTGCAGTAGACAAAGAGTTGAGGACTATAGCTCTCACTTTGCGATCGCTCACTGATGTCACTTTCGTAGTGAATATCATATATCATGTTTGCAAAGCCATTAACGATGCGTACAAAgtacacaaagaaaaaaagtcTGATGAATTGGCATCGGATTGGGAATTTTCGAAGGTATCAGCAGCTGAGATAATTCCATTTGCTAAATTAGTTGCTGGGAAGCTAGCATGGCACTCTACGCTGACCAGCATTTTAGCTGTTTTTCCCACGCCACAA CTGCTTCTAGTATTTGTCTTCTTCAAAATGAGAGGCCATGGATACTGGGAGCATAGAAAGACTCTAAACGTCTTTCTCCTAGCTCAGTATCTGCCAAGGATCTATCGAATTTACCTATCATCTCACAAACTCAGACAAACTACTGGAATATGGACTAAAGCtctgtttaatttttttctatATATCCTTGCAAGTCAT GTTGTTGGAGCTTTTTGGTACTTGTTTTCTGTTCAACGAGAAACGTCTTGTTGGCATCGGGCATGTGTAAATAATAATACAAATGTTGAAGGATGTATGAGTACCTTATACTGCGAGGGTCACAATACTACTGCAAGAAATGCCACATTCCTCAATCACTTGTGTCCTATAAGTGGTGAAGAGAATTCTAATACCccttttgattttggaatataTTTGGATTCCCTCAAAAATGGTATCACGGGGGATATACAATTTGGAACGAAGTTATCTTATTCTTTTTGGTGGGGATTGCGTAATCTAAG TAATTTTGGCACGAATCTTGAAACAAGTTCTTATGTGTGGGAAACTTGCTTTGCAGCTTTTATTTCTGTCTTCGGCTTGCTACTATTTCTATATCTGATTGGAAATATACAG ACATTTCTGTCCATGGAGACTCAGAGACGGGAGCAGGACATGAGAAACAAGATACAATTGGTAGAGAATGATATAGCAAGATGGATGGACAGAAATGACCTCCCAGACAAAATGAAGAAAGTAATTATGAAGAACATAGAGCAAAAACTGAGAGAGAACAAAGATGCTGATCCTGAGGatcttttctttattcttccaACCTATACCCAAAAGTATCTGAAGCGTTTCCTCGGCATGAAACTGCTAAAGAAA GTACCGAAGCTTGCAAGGATGGATGAAAGAGTATTGGGAATGGTGTGTGACTATCTAAAGCCAGTGGTGTATGCCGAGGGCTCCGTGGTTTTACAAATGGGAGATCCACTATGTAGCATGCTACTCATTACAGAAGGCACATTATTGACATACAGAACTACCAGTAATGATAGTCACGTTGCAATTGAAAACGCAAAAATGGGTAGTATTTCAAGTTCCCCGTCAGTGGGCATGCTTGAAAAAGATGACATTTACGGCGCCGAAGAACTGATCGAGTGGGTAACACAAAAGAAGGATTTAGGCCAGCTTCCCGGCTCTGCCTTCAATGTGAAATGCGATTCAAAAGTAGAAGGCTTTGTTCTCACGGCCAAGGACTTGAGAAGTGTAGTTTCCAAAAACGAAAACTGGTGGAAAATTGGCATTAGCAAGTCAGACCACAGCATATGCTAG